The genomic window TGGTGCCATAACATAAGCTATAACTCCTGCAAAAAATCCACATATAGATGGAAACCATACTAAGTTATAAACCCACTGAAGCCATATTACAAGAAAGCCCATCTTCTTACCAAAAGCTTTTTTGACCCAAATATAAATACCGCCTGTCTCATTTGCTGAGCCTGTAGACATTTCTGCAGTAAGTAAAGCACAAGGGATTAAAAATACTAATCCTGCTAATAAATAAAAAGTGATAACAATCCAACCAGCTTGAGCTGTAATTGAAATATTCCTAAGGCTATCAACTGCAATGATATTTATCATTATCAGTCTTACTAGACCAAACTTTTTACTAGAAATTATTTGTTCCATAAGAATGAGATTTTGTTTCTACGATTCACCCGCCTAGTATATACTTTTAACTAAATGATGACAACTACACAAAGTAAATGAAATTACGAACCATTTTTATTAGTTTATTACCACTTTTAGCAGGTGAAGTTTATGCAAAAAATAGTTCTTATACTTGCAATAACGAGATTCTAAAAACCCCTTTGACTTCTAGTGAATATAAATCTGCCGTGAATTTTACTAACTGGGCTGATTATATCTCTCCTGATATTATCCCTTGCTTTAAAAAACTAACTGATACTCATATTAAATATATATATACATCAGACGACAATATGACTAGAGCAAAAATCATGACAGGTTCATCAGGGTTTGACTTAGTAGAGCAAGGTGCACTTTATCTTAATAGTGAAATTGCATCTAAAGCTCTAATTGAACTAGATAAATCAAAACTTCCAAACCTCAAGTATGCTAACAAAACTATATATGACAAAGTTTCTCAAATTAATGATCCGGGTAACAAATATGCCGTAGTATATACTTACGGTACAACTGGGTTAGCTTACAACAAACAAGAAATTGAGAAAAAACTTGGCAAAGGGACTATCCCAAACAGCTGGGAATATGTATTTAATGAAAAGTATCTTAAAAAAATCTCAAGCTGCGGAGTATCTCTTCTAGATGAGCCTGAACAAATCTTTGGTAACTATTTCTTTTATCACGGTATTGATCCTAACACTGATAGTAAAGCCGAGTATGAAAAAGCTGCTTTAGATATCATCAAACATATTCGCCCTCACATAAAATATTTTGATAGTAACAAATACCAAAATGACTTTACTGCTGGTAACTTATGCCTTGTAATGGGCTACTCTGGTGATGTAGTAAGATCTGTTGAGCGAGCTAAATTAATTAATCCTGACGTAACGCTAGCTTATGTAACCCCTAAAGAAGGAACAAATATTTGGTTTGATATGCTTATGATTCCAAAAGGTGCCAAAGATGTTGATAGTGCCTATGAGCTTATGAACTATATCATAGATCCTTATGTAGCTGCTAAAAATAGCAATTACATATATCAGCCAAATGCTATGACTGGTAATGAAAAATATCTTGATAAGATTTTTGACGACACAAACATCAGACCTACAGATGAGCAAATTGAGAAAATGTATGTGCTAAATATTCATGATGCTAAAATGCAAAGTTTTATCAGTAGAATGTGGATGAATGTAAAATACGGTGTAGAATTTGAACCTAAGTTTTATAAGGCTAGTTAATATCTTAGAGGACAAATCAATAAAACATAATATCCTTAACTCGTAACCCAAACCTTTAAACCCCTGATTTTATCATCTCACTTATATCTCTCCTTTGATTAACAAATAATTTTTCTTTGATATAGTCAATAAACTAACAAATCTTAACTGATAAAAATCAATGCCTGATTTTCGGTGATGTATTTTTTTTAAATGGATATAATTGCTTTCAAAAAAACAACCTTGGCTCTAAATGTGATTTCAAAAAATGATAAAAAAATATACTATCAGGCTCTGTTAGATAAAAACTCTGAATTTGAAGGAACTTTTTTTGTTGGTGTAAAGACAACAGGAGTTTTTTGTCGACCGACCTGTCCTGCCAGAAAACCAAAATTTATCAACTGTGAGTTTTTTAAATCTGCTAAAGAAGCTATGCTAGCTTCTTATAGAGCATGTCAACGTTGTCAACCTCTTTCACACCCTAACCAAGTTTCACCAGCCATAAAAAAACTTGTAGAAGCCGTGGAAGCTGATCCTGAGAAGCGTTGGAAAGATAAAGACTTTGCTAAATTATCTATTGATGCATCAACAGCAAGACGCCAATTTAAAAAACGATTTAGTATGACCTTTGTAGAATATGCTAGAGCAAGAAGAATGGGGTTAGCCATGAAACATATTCGAAAAGGAAACTTAGTTATCGATGCTCAACTCTCCTCAGGCTATGAATCTGGAAGCGGCTTCCGTGATGCATTTTCAAAAATTATGGGGGCAGCTCCGACAAAATCCGATTGTCGCATATTGAATGCTACTTGGCTAGATACTGAACTTGGACCTATGGTTTCCATTACTGATAATCAGGGCTTGTACCTATTAGAATTTGTTGACCGTCGTGGCTTAGAACTTGAAGTCGAGCGTCTTAGAAAAAGATTAAGTGCTGCTATTATCCCTGGAGAAACACATATTACCAAACAATTAAAAATTGAGCTTGAACAATACTTCCTAGGTGAAAATATAATTTTTAAAACGCCTATCAACTTAGTTGGTACTCCATTTCAAAAACAAGTATGGAAAACTCTTCAAGATATTCCAGCCGGAGAAACGCTATCTTATGCAGATCTTGCAAAATGCATAAACAAACCTACTGCATGTAGAGCTGTTGCTCAAGCAAATGGTGCAAATCAAATATCGATTATAATTCCTTGCCATCGAGTTATAAACAGTAATGGTGACTTAGGTGGTTATGGCGGAGGCATTATACGAAAACAATGGCTCATCAATCATGAAAAAAACATTACGCTTAGTAAATAAGGACAACTATATGCAACAGTTGAAACAAGAAAAAATGAAAAAATTTATCAAGGTAAAGTATATAACATTATTAGAGCTTGCTGAAAAATGTAATGTCGATGAACTAGATATTTGTAAATTAGAAAGAGCTCAATGTATTCCGAGACCTTCTTACGAGGTACGCTCTACTGACATGTTTTCAAGTCCTGTTGCAGAAGATCATCTTGTTTCAACTAGAGTACACTATTATCATCCATCAATTATAAACTTGGCAAAAGAAGCTCTTGCTTTATCTGCGTTTCACGAGCTAACAGAAGTAAATCAACAGCTTAAAGTAAATTTTCGCATTCAGTTAGAAAAAGAATTCAAAGGTATAAAAACTCCAGGTTGTCAAAATTTTGATCAAGCATGGGGCTATTGGGTAGATGGAACTTGGGGTATTTGCTTAAAAGAATTAACTGTTGAGTGTATGGCTAAGAAAGAACTATCAAGACTAGCAATTACTAATTTGATGAAATATGAACCAGGTACTATCAGCGAAGATAATAAAATGAAATTGATTGATGCTATAAACACATATCTATATAACTCTATGGACTTTCCAATATATGGTATACGCCATATATTACCACAAGAAGCTATTAAGAAATTTCAGCTGAAGATTGCTCTTAGTAAGAAGCATTTATTTTAATAATAGCTAGCACTTGATATGCTTTTCATCCGAAAAAAACTATAACCTCACATTTTTCAGACACTTTTCTGCCTAGTCTCTGGCATACAATAAATTATTGGAATCATTATAACTGAGGAAACTATAAGCAGCCAAGCGGGTGCATTAAACCCTAGTGAGACAAATAGTAAAGTTGCTACAAAAGGAATTGTTCCTCCAAAAAAAGAGTTACCAATATTGTAACTTAACGCATTTCCACTATAGCGATATTTGGCTCGAAATAGTTCTGGAGCTGCTGCACCATAAGACCCCCATATCAACATAAGGGGCAAACTAAGTAAAATCACTGCTAAAACTAACATTGCCAGGCTACTACCCATAATCATAAATGCAGGGTAAGATACTAATATATACAAAGCAATAGCAACTTTGATAAGAGTTTTACGCCCATATAAGTCACTTAACCATCCCCAAAATGGTGCTGAGAATGAAAAAAATAAACTAAAAATAGTTATAATTGCCAAAGATGTAAATTCATCATAACCAATTTGTATAAAATGTGTCTCTAAATACGATAAAACAAGGTAGTAAGCAATATTTCCATAAGCTGATATTGATATTGCAAAAAATAATGGTTTGAATTGTTTTTTCAACATCGATCTTACTGGCTTGCTTGATAACTCACCTTGTTCTTCAAGATTTTCAAAGGAACTACTCTCTGGTATGCTAAGCCTCATGATTAAAGCTAAAATAGCTAGTACTAAGCCTATAAAATAACCTAATCTCCACCCCCAGCTTTCTAATGCTTGATTACCTAGTTTATAGGTTAAAAGCATTACTATTAAAGATGCTATAAAAACTCCTGTCCCCGAAGCCATCGTTGCGAAACTTGCTACAAACCCTCTACGATTTGGTTTAGCTGACTCAATCATCAAAACCATAACTCCTCCATAAGATCCTCCTATTGAAAAACCTTGCACTAATCTCATTAAGACTAAAATTATAGGAGCTAAAATGCCAATACTATTATATGTAGGTAAAATAGCTATCACAATCATTGGTATAATCATCAATGATATAGAAAGCACTAAAGCAACTTTCCTTCCGAATCTATCTCCAACACTCCCTATTACTAGGCTTCCAATTGGCCCCATAAAAAAACCTGCAGCAAACACGCCAAAAGTCATCAAAATTGCACTAGATGGACTAGCAGATGGAAAAAAATTATGTGCAAATATAGTAGTAAGATAAGCAAATAACATAAAGTCATACCACTCAACTACAGTACTTGCAGATGCACAGAATATATGCTTTTTTGAGAAACTCATAAACTCTCTATAAGATAAATTTTTAAATCAAAACTATATGGTATCACAATCATAAAAAGTTATAATGACAAGATATAGCAATCAAAGAACAAGCTCATGACAAAAAATATTCTTATAACTGGAGCTAATGGCAAAATAGGTGCAGCTATAGCTCTTCAAGCTGCTAATCAAGGTTACAATATTGGACTACATTACCACAAAAATTCAAATGAGATAGATACCTTAGTTAAGCAAATAAGTAATATTGGTGTAAAAGCTGAAGTATTTCAGGCAGATATATCGAATGAAAATGATGTTATAGAAATGTTTAAAGATTTTTACAGTAAGTTTGGTAGCATCTATGCTGTTATAAATAACGCTAGTACTATATTCCCAGCATCACGATTTGAGGATATGTCTCATGAGCGCCTTTCTAGTATTTTTGACATTAATGTACTCGGTACAATGCTTTGTTGTAAGAGTGCCATAAAATACATGTCGAAAAAACATGGTAATAATGGCGGTAAGATCATCAACATCTCTTCAGCTGCTTCAAGACTTGGATCTGCTAATGAATATATTGATTATGCTTGTACAAAGGGTGCTATGGACACTCTCACAACAGGATTATCTCTTGAACTTGCAGATGATGGAATCTTAGTAAATAGTATTCGACCAGGATTTATACACTCAGATATTCATAGATTATCTGGAGATCCTGATAGAATAGAAAAATTAAAAGATAAAATCCCTCTTAAAAGAGGTGGATTTCCAACAGAAGTGGCAAGTGGCGTTATTTGGCTACTATCTGATGGTGCTAATTATTGCACAGGTACATTTATAGATATGGCAGGTGGAAAATAAAGTTTATAGATACACTAATCTAAAATTAAATATACTAATTACCCTGTTTTGAAATTGCGACCTAATAAGTTAAACTAAAAAATGATAAAATCATCATAGCAATTTACAAATAAATAATCTTAATGAAACAACAATCAATATTTATAACAGGATGCTCTCATGGGGGTATTGGTTATGAAACAGCTAAATACCTAAAAAACCTAGGGCATAAAGTTTTTGCCTCTGTAAGACAAAATAAAGATTTTGAAATGCTGAAAGAAGAGGGCTTTGATGTATATCTTGTTGATGTTACAAATTATCAGCAAATAGATGATGCTTTGACAGATATTTTAGAAAAAACAGCTGGCAAGCTAGATGTTGTCTTTAATAATGCCGGCTTTGGTCAAGCTGGTGCTTTAGAAGATATTGACACTAAATATCTAAAGGAGCAATTTGAAACTAATGTTTTTGGGCTTCATTACATAACCAATAAAGCTGTAAAAATTATGCGTAAACAAGGCTCTGGGAAGATTATTCAACATAGCTCTGTTCTTGGACTTATTTCTATGAAATATCGTGGTGCTTATAATGCAAGTAAATACGCTATCGAAGGTATCGCCGATACTATGCGTCTTGAACTGCAAGGCTCAAATATCTATATGAGCCTACTAAATACAGGGCCTGTAACCAGTAAATTTAGAGAAAATTCTATAAAAACGATCAAAAATGTAAACTCTGAAAATTCTGCACACAAAAAAGACTATGAAAAAATACTAGCAAGACAAAATAAAAAAGTTCCATTTAATGAGGGAGCTATTTCTGTAGTTAAAGTTGTTGAAAAAATTATGAACTCTGACAAGCCTAAACCAAGATATTATATAACTAAAGCTACTTGGTTTATGGGTATATTTAAGAGAATACTACCTACAAGTATCCTTGATAATATTTTAAATAAATACTGATTACTTAAGTCTTCGATATACCTATGAAAAAGTTGATAGTTATAATATTATTTTTAATTATATTTATAGGAATAGCTTTCTCTAAGAGAAGAGAAGAGATTGGTCGCGATTTTCAATCATGGAATAATATCACAGCTTTCGGTGGCTTTGACAAAGTCGATCCAAGACTTTCAAACTTTATATACGAGCTTACTTATCAAGAAAGGTTCGGTGATGATGCAAGTAGACACTACCAAACACTACTAAGAGGTGGTATAGGATATAAACTAAATGAACGACATAGTTTATGGTTAGGGGCAGACTATATTAAAACTAGAGATCTTGTCCCTGAGGTTGTAAATACTAGTGGTATTTGGCAACAGTACTTATATAGAAACAAGTACAATGATCTAAAATATTTTTTTCGTGCTCGTCTTGAAGAGTTAATCATCTCTACTAGAAAATTCACAGTTTTACGAGGTAGATATATGCTTAGAGGTGCTTATCCTATATCTGAGGATCGTAAGACTGAAGTTATAGCTTTTAATGAGTTTTTTAACAACTTCAATGGTGATGGCAATATAGAAAATGCCACCTTAATACAAAACCGTGCTTTTGCTGGTTTAGGTTATAATTTTAATAAAACAGCTCATATTGAGATCGGTTATATGAATCAGTATGTGCATAATTCAAATGGCTTTGATTTCACAAGTGATATTTTATTCTCTTCTTTAGTTCTTAATTTTTAAAACCTCCTCTTCTACAGCATTCATCACAGCACTATAATTCGGTGTTTTATACTTAGCTGATGCAAATTTAGCTTTTGATAATTGCTGACTTTGAAGTTTATTCGTTAATAAGATAATACCAAAGTTATTATCTGGATCTATCACAGTATCCATTCCTGTGAAGCCTGTATGTCCGTAAGTATTTGAGCTAGCATACTCACCCATCATCCATGCCATAGTACCTTGAGAGCCAGCTCGACGCCAACCTGTAGCGTAAGTATCATTATGAACTTCCGGAGCTATATATTTATCCAAAGTAGCTTTATCAAAAAGCGTAACTCCATTATAACTACCGATGTTTAGTAATAA from Francisella adeliensis includes these protein-coding regions:
- a CDS encoding SDR family oxidoreductase; this encodes MTKNILITGANGKIGAAIALQAANQGYNIGLHYHKNSNEIDTLVKQISNIGVKAEVFQADISNENDVIEMFKDFYSKFGSIYAVINNASTIFPASRFEDMSHERLSSIFDINVLGTMLCCKSAIKYMSKKHGNNGGKIINISSAASRLGSANEYIDYACTKGAMDTLTTGLSLELADDGILVNSIRPGFIHSDIHRLSGDPDRIEKLKDKIPLKRGGFPTEVASGVIWLLSDGANYCTGTFIDMAGGK
- a CDS encoding MFS transporter produces the protein MSFSKKHIFCASASTVVEWYDFMLFAYLTTIFAHNFFPSASPSSAILMTFGVFAAGFFMGPIGSLVIGSVGDRFGRKVALVLSISLMIIPMIVIAILPTYNSIGILAPIILVLMRLVQGFSIGGSYGGVMVLMIESAKPNRRGFVASFATMASGTGVFIASLIVMLLTYKLGNQALESWGWRLGYFIGLVLAILALIMRLSIPESSSFENLEEQGELSSKPVRSMLKKQFKPLFFAISISAYGNIAYYLVLSYLETHFIQIGYDEFTSLAIITIFSLFFSFSAPFWGWLSDLYGRKTLIKVAIALYILVSYPAFMIMGSSLAMLVLAVILLSLPLMLIWGSYGAAAPELFRAKYRYSGNALSYNIGNSFFGGTIPFVATLLFVSLGFNAPAWLLIVSSVIMIPIIYCMPETRQKSV
- a CDS encoding bifunctional transcriptional activator/DNA repair enzyme AdaA, translated to MALNVISKNDKKIYYQALLDKNSEFEGTFFVGVKTTGVFCRPTCPARKPKFINCEFFKSAKEAMLASYRACQRCQPLSHPNQVSPAIKKLVEAVEADPEKRWKDKDFAKLSIDASTARRQFKKRFSMTFVEYARARRMGLAMKHIRKGNLVIDAQLSSGYESGSGFRDAFSKIMGAAPTKSDCRILNATWLDTELGPMVSITDNQGLYLLEFVDRRGLELEVERLRKRLSAAIIPGETHITKQLKIELEQYFLGENIIFKTPINLVGTPFQKQVWKTLQDIPAGETLSYADLAKCINKPTACRAVAQANGANQISIIIPCHRVINSNGDLGGYGGGIIRKQWLINHEKNITLSK
- a CDS encoding DUF2490 domain-containing protein, translated to MKKLIVIILFLIIFIGIAFSKRREEIGRDFQSWNNITAFGGFDKVDPRLSNFIYELTYQERFGDDASRHYQTLLRGGIGYKLNERHSLWLGADYIKTRDLVPEVVNTSGIWQQYLYRNKYNDLKYFFRARLEELIISTRKFTVLRGRYMLRGAYPISEDRKTEVIAFNEFFNNFNGDGNIENATLIQNRAFAGLGYNFNKTAHIEIGYMNQYVHNSNGFDFTSDILFSSLVLNF
- a CDS encoding polyamine ABC transporter substrate-binding protein → MKLRTIFISLLPLLAGEVYAKNSSYTCNNEILKTPLTSSEYKSAVNFTNWADYISPDIIPCFKKLTDTHIKYIYTSDDNMTRAKIMTGSSGFDLVEQGALYLNSEIASKALIELDKSKLPNLKYANKTIYDKVSQINDPGNKYAVVYTYGTTGLAYNKQEIEKKLGKGTIPNSWEYVFNEKYLKKISSCGVSLLDEPEQIFGNYFFYHGIDPNTDSKAEYEKAALDIIKHIRPHIKYFDSNKYQNDFTAGNLCLVMGYSGDVVRSVERAKLINPDVTLAYVTPKEGTNIWFDMLMIPKGAKDVDSAYELMNYIIDPYVAAKNSNYIYQPNAMTGNEKYLDKIFDDTNIRPTDEQIEKMYVLNIHDAKMQSFISRMWMNVKYGVEFEPKFYKAS
- a CDS encoding SDR family NAD(P)-dependent oxidoreductase, whose translation is MKQQSIFITGCSHGGIGYETAKYLKNLGHKVFASVRQNKDFEMLKEEGFDVYLVDVTNYQQIDDALTDILEKTAGKLDVVFNNAGFGQAGALEDIDTKYLKEQFETNVFGLHYITNKAVKIMRKQGSGKIIQHSSVLGLISMKYRGAYNASKYAIEGIADTMRLELQGSNIYMSLLNTGPVTSKFRENSIKTIKNVNSENSAHKKDYEKILARQNKKVPFNEGAISVVKVVEKIMNSDKPKPRYYITKATWFMGIFKRILPTSILDNILNKY
- a CDS encoding DUF6058 family natural product biosynthesis protein, giving the protein MQQLKQEKMKKFIKVKYITLLELAEKCNVDELDICKLERAQCIPRPSYEVRSTDMFSSPVAEDHLVSTRVHYYHPSIINLAKEALALSAFHELTEVNQQLKVNFRIQLEKEFKGIKTPGCQNFDQAWGYWVDGTWGICLKELTVECMAKKELSRLAITNLMKYEPGTISEDNKMKLIDAINTYLYNSMDFPIYGIRHILPQEAIKKFQLKIALSKKHLF
- a CDS encoding serine hydrolase, producing MKIQPKNIAQTAVGNWSVDADNKKSPYDNMRVNPIQGHSHDEKLFYSMGGVSGHVGLFGSAKDLAVLVKLLLNIGSYNGVTLFDKATLDKYIAPEVHNDTYATGWRRAGSQGTMAWMMGEYASSNTYGHTGFTGMDTVIDPDNNFGIILLTNKLQSQQLSKAKFASAKYKTPNYSAVMNAVEEEVLKIKN